The following proteins come from a genomic window of Lolium rigidum isolate FL_2022 chromosome 5, APGP_CSIRO_Lrig_0.1, whole genome shotgun sequence:
- the LOC124654327 gene encoding ubiquitin-activating enzyme E1 1, with product MLPRKREIVAGEVEDLQKKTRAGEGEEAEDAAAMAPPKGMEIDEDLHSRQLAVYGRETMKRLFASNVLVSGLQGLGVEIAKNLVLAGVKSVTLHDDGNVELWDLSSNFFLSENDVGQNRAQACVQKLQELNNAVLISALTGDLTKEQLSKFQAVVFTDISLEKAVEFDDYCHSHQPPIAFIKSEVRGLFGSVFCDFGPEFTVLDVDGEEPHTGIVASISNDNPALVSFVDDERVEFQDGDLVVFSEVHGMTELNDGKPRKVKNARPFSFQLEEDTSSFGAYVRGGIVTQIKLPKVIKFKPLKEAMVEPGEFLMSDFSKFERPPLLHLAFQALDKFRSELKRFPVAGSSDDVQKVIEYADSINETLGDKKLEGIDKKLLHHFASGSRAVLNPMAAMFGGIVGQEVVKACSGKFHPLYQFFYFDSVESLPVDPLEPSDLKPENTRYDAQISVFGSKLQKKLEEAKIFMVGSGALGCEFLKNLALMGISCSQNGRLTVTDDDVIEKSNLSRQFLFRDWNIGQPKSTVAATAAMEINPKLHVEALQNRASPETENVFNDAFWENLDAVVNALDNVTARLYIDSRCLYFQKPLLESGTLGAKCNTQMVIPHLTENYGASRDPPEKQAPMCTVHSFPHNIDHCLTWARSEFEGLLEKTPTEVNAFLSNPTTYVSAARTAGDAQARDQLERVIECLDRDKCETFQDSITWARLKFEDYFSNRVKQLAFTFPEDSMTSSGATFWSAPKRFPRPVEFSSSDQSQLSFILAASILRAETFGIPIPEWAKTPNKLAAEAVDKVIVPDFQPKQGVKIVTDEKATSLSSASVDDAAVIEELIAKLEDISKRLPSGFHMNPIQFEKDDDTNFHMDVIAGFANMRARNYSIPEVDKLKAKFIAGRIIPAIATATAMATGLVCLELYKVLAGGHKVENYRNTFANLAIPLFSIAEPVPPKTIKHQELSWTVWDRWTVTGNITLRELLGWLKEKGLNAYSISCGTSLLYNSMFPRHKERLDRKVADVARDVAKMEVPSYRRHLDVVVACEDDDDEDVDIPLVSVYFR from the exons ATGCTTCCCCGCAAGCGGGAGATCGTCGCGGGCGAGGTCGAGGACTTGCAGAAGAAGACCCGCGccggggagggggaggaggcagAGGACGCCGCGGCCATGGCACCGCCCAAGGGGATGGAGATCGATGAGGACCTCCACAGCCGCCAGCTCGCCGTCTACGGGCGCGAGACCATGAAGCGCCTCTTCGCCTCCAACGTCCTCGTCTCTGGGCTCCAGGGCCTCGGTGTCGAGATCG CAAAGAACCTTGTCCTAGCGGGTGTCAAGTCTGTAACCTTGCACGACGATGGTAATGTGGAGCTATGGGACTTATCAAGCAACTTCTTCCtctcggagaatgatgttgggcaAAATCGTGCTCAAGCTTGCGTACAGAAGCTGCAAGAGCTTAACAATGCTGTTCTCATCTCTGCTTTGACCGGCGATTTGACAAAAGAGCAACTTTCTAAATTTCAG GCCGTGGTCTTTACTGATATCAGCTTAGAAAAGGCAGTTGAGTTTGATGATTACTGCCATAGTCATCAGCcacccattgctttcatcaagTCTGAAGTTCGCGGTCTTTTTGGCAGCGTGTTTTGTGATTTCGGTCCTGAGTTTACAGTTTTAGATGTGGATGGAGAGGAACCACATACAGGAATTGTTGCATCGATCAGTAATGACAATCCAGCACTTGTGTCCTTTGTGGATGATGAGCGTGTGGAGTTCCAGGATGGTGATCTAGTTGTTTTCTCTGAAGTCCATGGAATGACTGAGCTGAATGATGGGAAGCCAAGAAAGGTCAAGAATGCAAGGCCTTTCTCATTTCAGTTAGAAGAAGACACCTCCTCGTTTGGCGCATACGTTAGAGGTGGCATCGTCACACAGATCAAGCTACCAAAAGTTATTAAATTCAAACCCTTGAAAGAGGCCATGGTAGAGCCAGGAGAATTTCTCATgagtgatttctccaaattcgagCGCCCACCTCTTCTGCATTTGGCATTCCAAGCTTTGGATAAGTTTAGGAGTGAGTTGAAGAGATTCCCTGTTGCTGGGTCTAGTGATGATGTGCAAAAGGTGATAGAGTATGCTGATAGCATTAATGAAACTCTGGGTGATAAGAAACTTGAAGGAATTGACAAAAAGCTCCTGCACCATTTTGCCAGTGGTTCCAGGGCTGTTCTGAACCCTATGGCTGCAATGTTTGGTGGTATTGTAGGACAGGAGGTCGTGAAAGCATGCTCAGGGAAATTCCATCCACTGTATCAG TTCTTCTATTTTGATTCTGTCGAGTCTCTCCCTGTTGACCCCCTGGAACCTAGTGATTTGAAGCCAGAGAACACTAGATATGATGCTCAAATCAGTGTATTTGGATCTAAGCTTCAGAAGAAACTGGAGGAAGCAAAAATCTTTATGGTTGGTTCTGGGGCACTTGGATGTGAATTTTTGAAGAACCTGGCGCTAATGGGTATTTCTTGCAGTCAGAATGGAAGGCTGACTGTGACAGATGATGATGTTATTGAAAAGAGCAATCTGAGTCGCCAGTTCCTTTTCCGTGACTGGAACATTGGACAGCCAAAGTCCACGGTTGCTGCCACTGCTGCTATGGAAATTAATCCTAAGCTTCATGTTGAGGCCCTTCAGAACAGAGCAAGCCCCGAGACCGAAAATGTGTTTAATGATGCCTTCTGGGAGAACCTTGATGCTGTTGTCAATGCCCTTGACAATGTGACTGCAAGATTGTACATAGACTCAAGATGTCTGTATTTCCAGAAGCCACTGTTGGAATCTGGGACTCTGGGTGCTAAATGCAATACACAGATGGTCATCCCTCACTTAACAGAGAACTATGGGGCGTCGAGGGATCCACCTGAAAAGCAAGCACCTATGTGTACTGTGCATTCATTTCCTCACAATATTGATCATTGCCTAACCTGGGCTAGGTCTGAGTTTGAGGGTTTACTTGAGAAGACTCCCACTGAAGTAAATGCGTTTCTGTCAAATCCTACTACGTATGTAAGTGCTGCAAGAACTGCTGGTGATGCACAAGCTAGAGATCagcttgaacgtgttattgagtgTCTTGACAGAGACAAGTGTGAGACGTTCCAAGATTCTATTACCTGGGCCCGGCTTAA GTTTGAGGATTACTTCTCCAATCGTGTGAAGCAGCTGGCATTTACTTTCCCAGAAGACTCAATGACCAGCTCTGGTGCTACTTTCTGGTCTGCTCCAAAGCGGTTCCCACGACCTGTGGAGTTCTCGTCTAGTGATCAAAGTCAGCTTAGCTTTATTTTGGCTGCTTCAATATTAAGGGCAGAAACTTTTGGAATACCCATACCAGAGTGGGCCAAAACCCCAAACAAGCTTGCTGCTGAAGCTGTCGACAAGGTGATAGTCCCTGATTTCCAACCAAAACAGGGGGTTAAGATAGTTACAGATGAGAAGGCCACTAGTCTATCCTCTGCATCTGTTGATGATGCTGCTGTCATTGAAGAGCTTATTGCTAAGTTGGAAGACATTTCCAAAAGACTGCCATCAGGGTTCCACATGAACCCAATACAGTTTGAGAAG GATGATGACACTAATTTCCATATGGATGTTATAGCTGGTTTTGCCAACATGCGGGCAAGAAACTACAGTATTCCTGAAGTGGACAagctgaaagccaagtttatagctggCAGGATCATTCCAGCTATCGCCACCGCAACTGCAATGGCCACTGGCCTTGTCTGCCTCGAGCTTTACAAAGTCCTTGCTGGTGGACACAAGGTCGAAAATTACCGCAACACATTTGCGAACCTCGCGATCCCCCTCTTCTCGATTGCTGAGCCAGTCCCGCCCAAGACCATTAAGCATCAAGAACTGTCATGGACAGTCTGGGACCGGTGGACTGTGACCGGCAACATCACACTGAGGGAGCTCCTGGGTTGGCTCAAAGAAAAGGGCCTGAACGCTTACAGCATATCCTGTGGCACTTCGCTGCTGTACAACTCCATGTTCCCCAGACACAAGGAACGGCTGGACAGGAAGGTGGCAGATGTTGCCAGGGATGTGGCAAAGATGGAGGTGCCTTCTTACAGGCGCCATCTCGATGTTGTGGTGGCTTGTGAGGATGATGACGACGAAGACGTCGACATCCCACTTGTTTCGGTCTACTTCCGCTGA
- the LOC124653765 gene encoding protein MALE DISCOVERER 2-like: MEAWSTRVAQFLLFSFVLGQRHGFCASLGEEGRATRFREGIQGDPSGSLSNSGEKNHYPWFELGCSDHGRPLASLVEGNKVSTEISAELQDRTMISEVLADGGQQSCRKCLTKTIQSTTLRKLLQTGWHQDSTSASNQRHRSHHPMSPSPPPSQPETKSSSVSHLAIYALCIGGALGLVVIASIMYLLSRRKKDNTVIPWATGLSGQLSKAFVTGVPSLGRTELEAACENFSNVIGTESDCALYKGTLSSGVEIAVASSPVKSPEEWLAWSEEQFRNKISVLSKVNHKNFMNLLGYCACDDEPFTRMMVFEYAPCGSLFEHLHIREAEHLDWPTRLRIIMGVTYCLEHMNQLDPPFTPRTLNSSSIYLTEDYAAKLSDTEFSMQTTDQDSIVYKFGILLLEIISGRLPFSEDHGLLVLWASSYLDGKRPLSAMPDPMLRASSSVPDEDLAALCDVVRLCINRDTEKRPSMNEVASLMKGVIRLSPEQTTPRNNPLWWAELEIISTEST; encoded by the exons ATGGAAGCATGGAGTACTAGGGTGGCTCAGTTCTTGCTGTTCTCCTTCGTTTTGGGTCAGAGGCATGGGTTTTGTGCCTCCCTCGGTGAAGAAG GACGAGCTACGAGATTCAGAGAAGGAATACAAGGGGATCCAAGTGGATCCTTATCGAATTCAGGAGAAAAGAATCACTACCCTTGGTTTGAACTGGGGTGTTCGGATCATGGCAGACCACTGGCCTC CTTAGTCGAGGGAAACAAGGTGTCAACTGAAATTTCTGCAGAGCTGCAAGATCGTACCATGATTTCAGAGGTTTTAGCTGATGGAGGGCAACAGTCATGCAGAAAATGCTTAACAAA AACCATACAGAGTACCACTCTGAGGAAACTCCTACAGACAGGGTGGCATCAAGACTCAACATCCGCGTCCAACCAGCGACATCGCAGCCATCATCCCATGTCCCCTTCCCCTCCGCCGTCGCAACCTGAAACCAAGTCTTCTTCTGTATCTCATTTGGCTATCTACGCGTTGTGCATCGGTGGAGCACTTGGCCTGGTGGTTATAGCCTCTATCATGTATCTACTCTCCCGTAGAAAGAAAGATAACACCGTCATTCCATGGGCTACCGGGCTGAGTGGACAGCTAAGCAAAGCCTTTGTGACAG GTGTTCCTTCTTTAGGAAGGACCGAACTCGAGGCAGCGTGTGAGAATTTCAGCAATGTGATTGGTACTGAATCTGACTGTGCATTGTACAAGGGAACTCTGTCAAGTGGAGTTGAAATTGCAGTTGCCTCCAGTCCAGTTAAGTCTCCCGAAGAATGGTTGGCTTGGTCTGAGGAACAATTTAGGAACAAG ATCTCTGTGCTGTCCAAAGTGAACCATAAGAACTTCATGAACCTACTTGGTTATTGCGCATGTGATGACGAGCCATTCACCAGGATGATGGTGTTTGAGTATGCTCCATGTGGTTCCCTCTTTGAGCATTTGCACA TTAGAGAAGCAGAACACTTGGACTGGCCTACTCGGCTCCGCATCATCATGGGAGTAACATACTGCTTAGAGCACATGAACCAACTAGACCCTCCTTTTACCCCAAGAACACTGAACTCCTCATCCATCTACCTGACGGAAGACTACGCAGCCAAGCTCTCCGACACCGAATTCTCGATGCAAACCACAGACCAAGACAGCATCGTCTACAAGTTTGGGATACTGCTGCTTGAGATAATCTCCGGTCGGTTGCCGTTCTCTGAAGACCATGGCCTACTTGTCCTCTGGGCTTCGAGCTATCTGGACGGCAAGAGACCGCTCAGTGCAATGCCTGATCCGATGCTCAGGGCGTCATCGTCCGTGCCTGATGAAGACTTGGCAGCACTGTGTGATGTTGTGAGGCTGTGCATAAACCGCGATACAGAGAAGAGGCCATCCATGAACGAGGTTGCAAGTCTGATGAAAGGTGTCATCAGATTGTCACCGGAGCAGACGACCCCGAGGAATAACCCGCTGTGGTGGGCTGAGCTTGAGATTATCTCCACGGAATCCACTTGA
- the LOC124656451 gene encoding probable leucine-rich repeat receptor-like protein kinase At1g35710 produces MMATATALALEAAVLPSLERQARALLSWKTTLNKESQDNLQSWRNMSSAPCTWRGIGCATWQHRPVITSVSLRGMRLRGTLESLDFSSFSTLTALDLSHNELAGVIPSSVAHLRDLHDLLLHDNQIRGSIPPALSNLTKLTTLDLSNNKLVGSVPPEIGNLARLKELNLSVNQLVDYIPTSIGNLTQLTTLHLYTNKFIGSIPQEISNLVNLEDLELGLSQLTGSIPTNLGNLTKLTILVLRGNSLSGHIPQELGRLINIEILELSENILTGPIPNTFGNLTKLTTLYLWGNNFSGHIPQELGRLINLEDLELSLNILTGPVPNSLGNLTKVAALYLYTNQLSGHIPQELGRLINLEDLELSENILTGPIPNSLGNLTKLTVLLLYTNQLSGHIPQELGRLINLEDLELSNNTLTGHIPNTFGNLTKLAELYLYTNQLSGHIPHEIGKLKSLIVLELSFNNLSGILPPGLCAGGRLQKLAATNNNLIGPLPTSLLKCTSLQRVRLERNRLEGDISKMGDHPNLIYIDISSNRLFGQLSKRWCACFKLTMMRALENSITGVIPPCIGQLPQLGILDVSLNRLEGKIPPGIGNITVMFNLNLSNNMLQGSIPQEIRSLKSLEYLDLSSNNLTGPITGSIEHCSKLRLLKLSHNHLYGIIPIELGMLVSLQDVLDLGDNSFDGIIPSQLGGLRMLEALNLSHNFLNGSIPPSFQSMISLLSMDVSYNKLEGPVPQSRFFEEAPVGWFVHNNQLCGVVRGLPSCGTTISYEQDQKFKVVLLTIISALVSFLLIMAVVIVLQCKSTKSIVKSVDEPQPRNLFTIWNFHGQDVYKKIVDATENFSDTHCIGNGGHGSVYRAQLPTGEIFAVKKVHMMEEDDIFIREVDVLLHVRHRNIAKLFGYCSAPQGRFLVYEYMDRGSLSASLKSKETAIGLVWARRLNIISDVANALSYMHHGCFAPIVHRDIKSSNILLDVEFRACISDFGIAKILDVDASNCTRLAGTKGYLAGTKGGERGYDRFPVYMHRISNNSC; encoded by the coding sequence ATGATGGCCACCGCCACGGCACTTGCCTTGGAAGCCGCGGTTCTGCCATCGCTTGAAAGACAAGCAAGAGCGCTCCTCTCTTGGAAAACCACACTCAATAAGGAAAGCCAAGACAACTTACAATCCTGGCGAAACATGTCATCAGCGCCATGTACTTGGCGTGGCATCGGTTGCGCAACATGGCAACATCGGCCAGTGATCACCAGCGTCTCTCTACGCGGGATGCGGCTGAGAGGGACGCTTGAGTCCCTCGACTTCTCATCCTTTAGCACCTTGACGGCCCTTGACCTCTCGCACAACGAGCTCGCTGGGGTCATTCCCTCGAGCGTGGCGCATCTTCGAGATCTACATGATCTGCTTCTGCATGACAATCAGATAAGAGGCTCAATTCCACCTGCTTTATCAAACCTTACAAAGCTCACAACCCTGGATCTCTCCAATAATAAGCTTGTAGGATCGGTTCCTCCAGAAATTGGAAATCTTGCTAGGCTGAAAGAGCTCAACCTTAGTGTGAACCAACTAGTAGATTATATTCCAACTAGTATAGGAAACTTAACACAGCTAACTACTCTGCATCTTTATACTAACAAGTTCATTGGATCCATCCCTCAAGAGATAAGTAATTTGGTAAACCTGGAGGATTTGGAACTCGGACTGAGCCAACTTACAGGTTCCATCCCGACAAACTTGGGAAATTTGACTAAACTCACCATCTTGGTTCTCAGGGGTAACAGCTTGTCTGGCCACATCCCTCAAGAACTAGGTCGTTTGATAAACATTGAGATCTTGgagcttagtgaaaacatactaaCAGGCCCCATTCCAAATACCTTTGGGAATCTGACAAAACTCACCACCTTGTATCTCTGGGGTAACAACTTCTCTGGCCACATCCCTCAAGAACTAGGTCGTTTGATAAACTTAGAGGACTTGGAGCTTAGTCTAAACATACTGACAGGTCCCGTCCCAAACAGCCTAGGGAATTTGACCAAAGTCGCTGCGTTATACCTTTATACAAACCAACTTTCTGGCCACATCCCCCAAGAACTAGGTCGGTTGATAAACTTAGAGGACTTGgagcttagtgaaaacatactgaCAGGTCCCATCCCAAACAGCCTAGGGAATTTGACAAAACTCACCGTGTTATTACTTTATACAAACCAACTTTCAGGCCACATCCCTCAAGAACTAGGTCGTTTGATAAACTTAGAGGACTTGGAGCTTAGCAACAACACACTAACAGGTCACATACCAAATACCTTTGGGAATTTGACAAAACTCGCTGAATTGTACCTTTATACAAACCAACTTTCTGGCCATATTCCTCATGAAATTGGCAAATTAAAGAGTTTGATTGTGTTGGAACTCTCTTTTAACAACCTCTCTGGTATCCTGCCACCCGGTCTTTGTGCTGGAGGCCGGCTACAAAAATTGGCTGCTACAAACAACAACTTGATTGGACCCTTACCTACAAGCTTGCTAAAGTGCACTAGCCTACAAAGGGTTCGCCTCGAGCGAAATCGTCTCGAAGGTGATATCTCCAAAATGGGAGATCATCCGAATCTCATCTACATTGATATCAGTTCAAATAGACTATTTGGCCAACTCTCCAAACGTTGGTGTGCATGCTTCAAACTTACTATGATGCGTGCCTTGGAGAATAGTATTACTGGAGTCATACCACCATGCATAGGACAGTTGCCTCAGTTGGGGATACTcgatgtttcattaaatagactTGAAGGAAAGATTCCACCAGGAATTGGAAATATAACAGTGATGTTCAATTTAAACCTCAGTAACAACATGTTACAGGGTAGTATACCAcaagagatcagatccttgaaaaGCTTGGAGTACTTGGACTTATCATCGAACAATCTAACTGGGCCAATAACAGGGTCCATTGAGCATTGTTCCAAGCTCCGCCTCCTGAAGTTGAGCCATAATCACCTCTATGGCATCATTCCTATAGAACTAGGGATGCTAGTATCCCTTCAAGATGTTTTGGATCTAGGTGATAATTCATTTGATGGCATAATACCGAGTCAGTTGGGTGGTCTCAGAATGCTTGAAGCCTTGAATCTATCACACAATTTCTTGAATGGGAGCATCCCACCATCATTTCAGAGCATGATCAGCCTCTTATCTATGGATGTGTCATACAACAAACTTGAAGGACCAGTGCCACAAAGCAGGTTCTTCGAAGAAGCTCCAGTCGGATGGTTCGTGCACAATAACCAACTATGTGGTGTAGTGAGAGGTTTACCCTCCTGTGGAACTACTATAAGTTATGAACAAGATcagaaattcaaagttgttttaTTGACTATAATTTCTGCTCTTGTTTCTTTTCTACTTATCATGGCAGTCGTGATAGTACTGCAATGTAAAAGTACGAAATCAATTGTAAAAAGTGTGGATGAACCACAGCCTAGAAATTTGTTCACAATCTGGAACTTCCACGGACAAGATGTGTACAAAAAAATTGTTGATGCCACAGAAAATTTCAGCGACACCCACTGCATTGGGAATGGAGGTCATGGTTCAGTGTATAGAGCTCAGTTACCAACAGGGGAGATATTTGCAGTAAAGAAGGTTCATATGATGGAAGAGGATGATATATTTATTCGTGAAGTAGATGTGTTGCTACATGTTCGACATCGCAACATTGCAAAGTTATTCGGCTACTGTTCTGctcctcaagggagatttcttgtCTATGAATACATGGATAGAGGAAGCTTGTCAGCATCTTTGAAGAGCAAGGAAACTGCAATTGGATTGGTTTGGGCAAGGAGGTTAAATATTATTAGTGACGTTGCCAATGCTTTGTCTTACATGCATCATGGTTGCTTTGCGCCCATAGTGCATAGAGATATAAAAAGCAGCAACATTTTGCTTGATGTTGAGTTCAGAGCATGCATCTCTGATTTTGGTATTGCAAAAATACTAGATGTGGATGCATCAAACTGCACAAGGCTTGCCGGAACAAAAGGATATCTTGCCGGAACAAAGGGTGGCGAGCGAGGCTACGATCGATTTCCCGTTTATATGCACAGGATAAGCAATAACAGCTGTTAA